The genomic DNA TTCCAAGGCAACCACACGGCAGCCAGTTCGATTCTCAGTTCGGTGGGTCTCACTGGTGCCAACAGCGGTTTTACCGGGCAGTTGAGCATCGCCGGCGCGCGCATTGGCGCCACCACCCAAGCCACTTTGGGCAACGGCACCATCACCATCGGTACCAATGGCCAGCTTTTCGCCTCTGGCAGTGGGACCTACACCAACAGTTTCACCTTGAACGCTGGCAGTGGATGGTTGGAGCCCACGATCGGCAGTCTGGGAGCTATCCGTCTGGACACCGCATCGACGATTTCAGGCACGATCACGCTCAATTCCAACGCCAGCATCGGCTCCAATAGCGGCACTAACACCATCTCCGGAGCCATTTCGGACGGCAGCGGCAGCAACCTGCTGACCAAGGTCGGTGTCGGGACAATCGCCCTCAGCGGAGCGAACACCTACGCGGGCGGGACGAGAATCAATGCGGGCACGCTCAGTGTGGCCAACATCGGCACGGCGGCTAGCTCCAGCAGCAATCTTGGCGCGGCGGGCGGCATCAGTCTGGGCAACACCACCGTGACAGGCGCACTTCGCTACACCGGAACTGGGGAAACCACGGATCGAGCACTGACATTTGCCGGAGGCACCGGCGGTGCCACTTTGGATCAATCCGGGTCCGGATCGCTGGTCTTGACTGGCGGGTTCTCGATTCCCGGGGCGGCTGCGACGGACCAACGCAAGACTCTCACCCTGCAAGGTTCGACGGCGGGCACGGGAGAAATCACCGGGACCATTGCGAACGCGGCGTTGGGAACGGCGGGGCAGTTGGCTACCTCCCTTACCAAGAGCGGCACGGGTATTTGGACTCTCTCAGGCTCCAACCTCTACACCGGAGCCACCACGGTCAGTGGCGGGACACTCGCCTTTGCGGGCCCCTCCAGCTTGCCGACGGGATCCATCTTTTCGGTGGGCAGTGGCGCCACCTTGAGCGTTGCCGATGGCACCGCGCGCGCCCACACTCTCGCGGGACTTAACTTCGCGTCCGGCGCGATCCGCGTCGATTGGGCAGGGGCTGCGACCGATACCTTGACCACCTCGGCTGCCGCGACGACGTCAGGGGTCGTCACGTTCCATCTCAATGCGGCGACGCCATCGGGATCAGGCCACACGCTCCTCCATGCGGCGAGCGGACTCAGCAATGCCACCTATGTGCTGGCCAATACGACGGGCTTCACCGCGGTTCTGAACGCGACGGACACCGATGTGACAATCGGTTCCCTCACGCCTTCCAGTCCCTTGCCTACTGCCTATTGGTATGGCGGCCAGCTTGCCGGTGCCGGCAATGCCATGGCGCTCTCCACCGGTTCACTCAGCAACTGGTCATCAGGCCCTACCCTGACGCCGACCGGGCTTACCCCCGGAGCTTCCACGGATATCATCTTCTCGACGACCGCCGACGCCGTCGAACAGAGCAATATCGTCTTGGGTGCCAACATGGCAGCGAAGAGCCTCACGTTCGTGGATTCCACTCCGGTCACGATCAAGCCCGATGGCGGCCACAACATTACCCTTCTGAGCAATGGCACCGGCGCTGCGAGCGCGATCAACGCCATCGAGAGCGCCACGATCAATTCCGCGGTCGTGCTCGGTGACTCGCAGTCATGGACGGTCGCCCCCGGCAAGACTCTCACCGTGGGGGGCGGAGTCTCGGGTGCCTTCGGCATTACCAAGGCCGACAGCGGCACGCTCACGCTCGCCGGGGCCAACACCTATTCGGGGGGGCTCACCATTGCCGGCGGCACGCTTGCCATCTCCCATCTCGGCGCACTGGGAACAGGCAATGTTGATCTCGCGAACAACACCACCCTCCAAGTCAACACCACCGGCAACCTGACCGATGCCAACACCCTTTCGGTGGGCACCGGCAAGAGTGCGCTCGTCAACTTTGCCGGAAGCGGTGCCCGCTCCCTCGGCTCGGGCAACATCAATCTGGATGGCACGTTGCGAGTCACCCGCACCTCCTCCGGAGTCGGCGCTGTAAACTTTACCGGTGCCCTCGTCGGAGCCGGAACCCTCGAGGTTGGCAATACCCAGTCCAGCACCGCTCCCGGCCCTGATGGCCAAGGTCGCTTCAATATCACCAATGCCAACGCCTACAATTCCTTCACCGGAAACGTTCACGTCCTCGATGGCGGCAACCTGACCCTGTTCAATGGCACCCTTACGGGCCAGGATCTCACGATCGATACCGGTGGCTTTATCTCCCTCGTGGGTGGCAGCACAACCACTGTGGGAACTCTCGGTGGCGGCGGCTCCATTACCAAGAATACCGCGGCTAGCATCTCCACCCTGAGCGTTGCCGACGGCACTTTCTCCGGCGTGATCTCGCAGAGCCTCCTTGGGGCCACCGGCACGGTGGCGCTCACCAAGACGAGTCCCGGCACCTTGACACTGACCGGTCCCGGCGTGGTGCCTACCGCCAACAGCTCGTTCTCCGGCGACATCACGGTGAACGATGGCAAGCTGATCGGCGCGGCCCTCCGCACCGGTTCCAACACGGTCTTCGGTAGCGCGAGCAATGCCCGCACGATCACCGTGAACAGCGGCGCGACGCTGGAGTTCCAAGCGCCGAACACCTTCGGCAATCACAACACCACCAACGTGCCCTCCCTGGTGGTGAGCGGTGGCACGGTCACCAACTCGGATCCCGCGGTCAGCAATGCGATCAACAACGCGCTGAACAACGTGACCTTGAACAGTGGCACCCTGACTTCGACCACGGGAAGCGCGTCGCCACTCGATGCTCCGAGAGATGCCGAAACCTACGGCTCTTGGAACATCAATGGCACGGTCACTTCGACCGGGACCTCGCTGATCAGCACCACCGCCGGTAGCAATGGCCAAGTGATGCTCGGTAGCGCTGGTGCGCATACGACCTTTGCGGTCACCAGCGGGACCCTGACCGTCTCCGCACCGTTGATGAGTGGAGACAGCGCCTTCGTCAGTGGCTTGACCAAGACGGGTGCCGGCACGCTCACGCTTTCCGGAGTCAATGTCTACACCGGTGTCACCACCCTTAACGCGGGCAAAGTGCTGGTGAACAATGCCAGCGGTTCCGCCACCGGTACCAACACTGTCACCGTCAAGTCCACCGCCACCCTCGGCGGCACTGGCGCTGTGGCGGGACCAATCGTCGTGGAATCCGGCGGTACGCTCGCCCCGGGCGAGTCCATCGAGTCGCTCGCGACGGGTGAACTGACGCTGCCCGTGGGTGCTATCTTTGCCGCGGAGATCAACTCGTCCGGCTCGCCTTCCGCGGACGTGGTGAATGTCACGGGCAATGTCACCCTGGGGGGCACCCTTGCCCTCACCGACAT from Luteolibacter arcticus includes the following:
- a CDS encoding beta strand repeat-containing protein, which translates into the protein MKKTPRFIRLSILLGSAFQTTQAVDNVWNGSASADWGNAANWTGGLPDTTAERATFNGVGAQNNVTFAAAIEGTGSAGIGGILVQAGQTSPLTINSTTGLLNFRFASSTGITIESGAAAFSMGTSGGNIRLVPQTTATYTFQNDSANTATLGNKITNTTGGGNANFTLAFTGSGNWQVDGLINPSTSTGPSHVTKSGTGTTILAGANTYTGTTTVNAGTLRAGVVSAGGTNGAFGNGAALTLADVAGANLDLAGFATDIGSLAGGGTTGGNVALGAGTLTVGRNNTSTAYAGTIAGGGGFTKLGTGTQTLSGPNTYTGTTTVNAGTVKAGVATVAGVSGAFGNNSAVVMANAAGATLDLNGFNTQIGKLTGGGSTGGNLTLGSASLTIGSGSIDLAGTYAGAISGSGTLSFQGNHTAASSILSSVGLTGANSGFTGQLSIAGARIGATTQATLGNGTITIGTNGQLFASGSGTYTNSFTLNAGSGWLEPTIGSLGAIRLDTASTISGTITLNSNASIGSNSGTNTISGAISDGSGSNLLTKVGVGTIALSGANTYAGGTRINAGTLSVANIGTAASSSSNLGAAGGISLGNTTVTGALRYTGTGETTDRALTFAGGTGGATLDQSGSGSLVLTGGFSIPGAAATDQRKTLTLQGSTAGTGEITGTIANAALGTAGQLATSLTKSGTGIWTLSGSNLYTGATTVSGGTLAFAGPSSLPTGSIFSVGSGATLSVADGTARAHTLAGLNFASGAIRVDWAGAATDTLTTSAAATTSGVVTFHLNAATPSGSGHTLLHAASGLSNATYVLANTTGFTAVLNATDTDVTIGSLTPSSPLPTAYWYGGQLAGAGNAMALSTGSLSNWSSGPTLTPTGLTPGASTDIIFSTTADAVEQSNIVLGANMAAKSLTFVDSTPVTIKPDGGHNITLLSNGTGAASAINAIESATINSAVVLGDSQSWTVAPGKTLTVGGGVSGAFGITKADSGTLTLAGANTYSGGLTIAGGTLAISHLGALGTGNVDLANNTTLQVNTTGNLTDANTLSVGTGKSALVNFAGSGARSLGSGNINLDGTLRVTRTSSGVGAVNFTGALVGAGTLEVGNTQSSTAPGPDGQGRFNITNANAYNSFTGNVHVLDGGNLTLFNGTLTGQDLTIDTGGFISLVGGSTTTVGTLGGGGSITKNTAASISTLSVADGTFSGVISQSLLGATGTVALTKTSPGTLTLTGPGVVPTANSSFSGDITVNDGKLIGAALRTGSNTVFGSASNARTITVNSGATLEFQAPNTFGNHNTTNVPSLVVSGGTVTNSDPAVSNAINNALNNVTLNSGTLTSTTGSASPLDAPRDAETYGSWNINGTVTSTGTSLISTTAGSNGQVMLGSAGAHTTFAVTSGTLTVSAPLMSGDSAFVSGLTKTGAGTLTLSGVNVYTGVTTLNAGKVLVNNASGSATGTNTVTVKSTATLGGTGAVAGPIVVESGGTLAPGESIESLATGELTLPVGAIFAAEINSSGSPSADVVNVTGNVTLGGTLALTDIAGAPAAITLGTKLTLITYTGTLGGTFNGLAEGATVNVGINNFTIRYADSNAVTLEALAPAGGFSSWASTNAPGQTANQDYDGDGVANGVEYVLGGLATTNDLSKLPTVSTANGDLVFTFLRDQDSKTPDTSVVIDVGTTLVTWPLNFTVGNNTAGSTTRVTVTDNLNGTDTVKLTIAQAPDAKKFARLRVEVAP